The following proteins are co-located in the Polymorphospora rubra genome:
- a CDS encoding O-antigen ligase family protein encodes MQTYLSARRSATVYDGITPRTRHFPDATAGVVAAVMLAYLLPARLIFPPLTTLGRPAVMVGLGLLVWWALTRLHPNLVTRGQQPMRWALAGYLVTIGVSYVAGQARGMQVLEANSADRTILMALAGAGVLLAAADGVLTRDRIDHLLRWFCWGSSVMALFALAQFILRIDFTNYLKLPPVLMFQKDLVGFDARGGGGLVRVAGTAGHYIEFSVLMVIGLIVAIHFARFSSSRRNRQIYAALAMIQAGVIPISLSRTGVLALAAAILLFILVWPLRTTFNVLVIGVFLMAFIQVGKPGLLATLRALLLAGDNDPSVQGRLEDYAFVTPFIKERLWLGRGVGTWLPELYQLLDNQWLVTLVTGGVVGVVGLAGLFVVGIVTAGRVRRFATNDRDRDLAAVLAVGIGVAAVTAFTFDALYFSTYLITVHLFLGLAGAMWRVTRAERVNHIGAQ; translated from the coding sequence GTGCAGACCTACCTCTCCGCCCGACGTTCAGCCACGGTTTACGACGGGATCACCCCCCGGACCCGCCACTTCCCGGACGCGACGGCGGGTGTCGTCGCCGCGGTCATGCTGGCCTACCTGCTGCCGGCCCGGCTGATCTTCCCGCCGCTGACCACGCTCGGCCGCCCGGCCGTCATGGTCGGCCTCGGCCTGCTGGTCTGGTGGGCGCTGACCCGCCTGCATCCCAACCTCGTCACCCGCGGGCAGCAGCCGATGCGCTGGGCGCTCGCCGGCTACCTGGTGACGATCGGCGTGTCGTACGTCGCCGGTCAGGCCCGGGGCATGCAGGTGCTGGAGGCCAACAGCGCCGACCGGACGATCCTGATGGCGCTGGCCGGCGCCGGCGTCCTGCTGGCCGCCGCCGACGGCGTACTCACCCGCGACCGCATCGACCACCTGCTGCGCTGGTTCTGCTGGGGCTCGAGCGTCATGGCGCTCTTCGCGCTGGCGCAGTTCATCCTGCGGATCGACTTCACCAACTACCTCAAGCTGCCGCCGGTGCTGATGTTCCAGAAGGACCTCGTCGGCTTCGACGCCCGCGGCGGCGGCGGTCTGGTCCGGGTGGCCGGGACGGCCGGCCACTACATCGAGTTCAGCGTGCTCATGGTGATCGGCCTCATCGTCGCCATCCACTTCGCGCGCTTCTCCAGCAGCCGCCGCAACCGGCAGATCTACGCCGCCCTGGCGATGATCCAGGCCGGCGTCATCCCGATCTCGCTGTCCCGCACCGGCGTCCTGGCGCTCGCCGCCGCGATCCTGCTCTTCATCCTGGTCTGGCCGCTGCGCACCACGTTCAACGTGCTGGTGATCGGCGTCTTCCTGATGGCGTTCATCCAGGTCGGCAAGCCGGGGCTGCTCGCCACGTTGCGCGCCCTGCTGCTCGCCGGCGACAACGACCCGAGCGTGCAGGGCCGGCTGGAGGACTACGCGTTCGTCACACCGTTCATCAAGGAACGATTGTGGCTCGGACGCGGGGTCGGCACCTGGTTACCCGAGCTCTACCAACTCCTCGACAACCAGTGGCTGGTCACGCTGGTCACCGGCGGCGTCGTCGGCGTCGTCGGGCTGGCGGGACTGTTCGTCGTCGGCATCGTCACCGCCGGACGCGTCCGCCGGTTCGCCACCAACGACCGCGACCGGGACCTGGCCGCCGTACTCGCGGTCGGGATCGGGGTCGCGGCGGTGACCGCGTTCACCTTCGACGCGCTGTACTTCTCGACCTACCTGATCACCGTGCACCTCTTCCTCGGGCTCGCCGGCGCGATGTGGCGGGTGACCCGGGCCGAACGCGTCAACCACATCGGAGCGCAATGA
- a CDS encoding glycosyltransferase family 2 protein — MNPTVSVVMVSYQTRDLIVRALTGLRATGTGVDYEVIVVDNASADGSADAIAAALPDVRVVRLAHNVGFGRAVNVGAELARGDYVLLMNPDTEPVGDVIGEFVAFARANPAHRVYTGRTLHQDGTDDGRSVFALPSLWGYFCFATGLSTILRRSRLLNPEELPGLDRTRPTPVPAASGCLLLIDRALFAELGGFAPDYFMYSEDIDLCHRATGLGAAPVLVPTAQVLHVGGASSTSVGKRVMVLRGKTTYVRLRWSASRAAVGRALLAGGIAVRAAGARLTGRAGYWREVWAQRATWLAGWPPVAELPPVVPVPLTPSVPPTSSVPATPSPATPSLPPI; from the coding sequence ATGAACCCGACCGTGAGCGTGGTCATGGTCTCGTACCAGACCCGGGACCTGATCGTCCGGGCGCTGACCGGGCTGCGGGCCACCGGCACCGGCGTCGACTACGAGGTGATCGTCGTCGACAACGCGTCCGCCGACGGTTCGGCCGACGCGATCGCGGCCGCCCTGCCCGACGTACGGGTGGTGCGGCTGGCGCACAACGTCGGTTTCGGCCGGGCGGTCAACGTCGGCGCCGAACTGGCCCGCGGCGACTACGTGCTGCTGATGAACCCGGACACCGAACCCGTCGGCGACGTGATCGGGGAGTTCGTCGCGTTCGCCCGGGCCAACCCGGCGCATCGCGTCTACACCGGCCGCACCCTGCATCAGGACGGGACCGACGACGGCCGGTCGGTGTTCGCGCTGCCGAGCCTGTGGGGCTACTTCTGCTTCGCCACCGGGCTCTCGACGATCTTGCGCCGCTCCCGGCTGCTGAACCCCGAGGAACTGCCGGGCCTCGACCGCACCCGGCCGACGCCGGTGCCGGCCGCCTCCGGCTGCCTGCTGCTGATCGACCGCGCCCTGTTCGCCGAACTCGGCGGTTTCGCGCCGGACTACTTCATGTACAGCGAGGACATCGACCTGTGCCACCGGGCGACCGGGTTGGGCGCGGCGCCGGTGCTCGTCCCGACGGCCCAGGTGCTGCACGTCGGCGGCGCGTCGTCGACCAGCGTCGGCAAGCGGGTGATGGTGCTGCGCGGGAAGACGACCTATGTGCGGCTGCGCTGGTCGGCGTCGCGCGCGGCGGTCGGCCGCGCGCTGCTGGCGGGCGGGATCGCGGTCCGCGCGGCGGGTGCGAGGTTGACCGGCCGGGCCGGCTACTGGCGTGAGGTGTGGGCCCAGCGGGCCACCTGGCTCGCCGGCTGGCCGCCGGTCGCCGAGTTGCCGCCGGTGGTTCCGGTGCCACTCACCCCGTCCGTGCCGCCCACTTCGTCCGTGCCGGCCACCCCGTCCCCGGCCACCCCGTCCCTGCCGCCGATCTAG
- a CDS encoding glycosyltransferase — MTSVVIAAHNEAAVIDRCLRRLLATASPGEFEVIVAANGCTDATAELARAVPGVTVIELAEASKSAALNAGDRTATGLPRIYLDADIALSTTDLRTLSRAVDDSALAAAPRRVLDTSGRPLLVKAYFAINGRLPAFRNALFGRGVIVLSRAGRARFEQFPDVIADDLFLDSLFTDAEKREVKGVASVVATPRRTADLLRRLGRVRAGNTALRAAATDTGVRPSRKLSWLVDVVLPRPWLLPAGICYAVLTVVAGIRARRTGPGAAWGRDESTRTPVTR; from the coding sequence GTGACCAGCGTGGTGATCGCCGCCCACAACGAGGCCGCGGTGATCGACCGGTGCCTGCGCCGGCTACTCGCCACCGCCTCCCCCGGCGAGTTCGAGGTGATCGTGGCCGCCAACGGGTGCACCGACGCGACGGCCGAACTGGCCCGCGCCGTGCCCGGGGTGACCGTCATCGAGTTGGCGGAGGCGTCGAAGTCGGCCGCCCTCAACGCCGGTGACCGGACGGCGACCGGCCTGCCCCGGATCTACCTCGACGCCGACATCGCCCTGTCGACCACCGACCTGCGCACGTTGTCACGGGCGGTCGACGACAGCGCGCTGGCCGCCGCGCCCCGCCGGGTCCTCGACACCAGTGGCCGCCCGCTGCTGGTCAAGGCGTACTTCGCGATCAACGGACGGCTGCCGGCGTTCCGCAACGCGCTCTTCGGCCGGGGCGTGATCGTGCTGTCCCGGGCCGGCCGGGCCCGTTTCGAACAGTTCCCCGACGTGATCGCCGACGACCTGTTCCTCGACTCGCTCTTCACCGACGCCGAGAAGCGCGAGGTCAAGGGGGTCGCCTCGGTGGTGGCCACCCCCCGGCGCACCGCCGACCTGCTGCGCCGCCTCGGCCGGGTCCGGGCCGGCAACACGGCGCTGCGGGCCGCCGCCACCGACACCGGGGTACGCCCGTCACGCAAGCTGTCCTGGCTGGTCGACGTGGTGCTGCCCCGGCCGTGGCTGCTCCCGGCCGGGATCTGCTACGCGGTGCTGACCGTCGTCGCCGGGATCAGGGCCCGGCGCACCGGGCCCGGGGCGGCGTGGGGCCGCGACGAATCGACCCGTACGCCGGTGACCCGATGA
- a CDS encoding glycosyltransferase, with translation MTEHSEGVSRQRGIDILMITYDRPEYVRLSLPHLLETATTDTRIWLWHNGTDQPTLEAVEEFRHHPRVHRFHHSPTNAGLREPTNWLWAESDGAYVSKVDDDCLPDKDWLETLRRAHEDVPEFGVIGTWRFPAEDVDDALVTKKLADYAGGHRLMRNHWVQGSGYLLKRAAVTQTGPIGPTESFTAWCLRSARLGWVNGWYHPFLPEDHMDDPRSPHTIYHTDADFMARRPLSAKNTGVTTVAQWTEQMRHSAKVVQAASLDLREYGGWRARRRGAVRRIRRALTGRAPW, from the coding sequence ATGACCGAGCACAGCGAGGGCGTCAGCCGGCAACGCGGCATCGACATCTTGATGATCACGTACGACCGGCCGGAGTACGTACGGCTCTCCCTGCCGCACCTGCTCGAAACCGCCACCACCGACACCCGGATCTGGTTGTGGCACAACGGCACCGACCAGCCGACCCTGGAGGCGGTGGAGGAGTTCCGGCATCACCCACGGGTGCACCGGTTCCACCACAGCCCGACCAACGCGGGCCTGCGCGAGCCGACCAACTGGCTGTGGGCCGAGTCGGACGGCGCGTACGTCAGCAAGGTCGACGACGACTGCCTGCCCGACAAGGACTGGCTGGAGACGCTGCGCCGGGCGCACGAGGACGTACCCGAGTTCGGGGTGATCGGCACCTGGCGCTTCCCCGCCGAGGACGTCGACGACGCACTCGTCACGAAGAAGCTCGCCGACTACGCCGGCGGCCACCGGCTGATGCGCAACCACTGGGTGCAGGGCAGTGGCTACCTGCTCAAGCGGGCCGCCGTCACGCAGACCGGACCGATCGGTCCGACCGAGTCGTTCACCGCCTGGTGTCTGCGCTCGGCCCGGCTCGGCTGGGTCAACGGCTGGTACCACCCCTTCCTGCCCGAGGACCACATGGACGATCCGCGCAGCCCGCACACGATCTACCACACCGACGCCGACTTCATGGCCCGCCGGCCGCTGTCGGCGAAGAACACCGGGGTGACCACGGTCGCGCAGTGGACCGAGCAGATGCGGCACTCGGCCAAGGTGGTCCAGGCCGCCTCCCTCGACCTGCGCGAGTACGGCGGCTGGCGGGCCCGGCGCCGCGGCGCCGTACGGCGGATCCGGCGCGCGCTGACCGGGCGGGCGCCGTGGTGA